One genomic region from Streptomyces sp. NBC_01431 encodes:
- a CDS encoding TadE/TadG family type IV pilus assembly protein, producing the protein MRHAQRKTRRRALRGDEGQVTAVVVVSLAGLFLFAGLVIDGGLALAGKVRAADTAQEAARAACQHVDLPYLRATHHMRLDVSAAGAAARAQVAAAGDRARVEVHDDQTQVTVTHVQHTQVLSLVGLGSLTTTASATAHIERGATTPWDDEKSGS; encoded by the coding sequence ATGAGACATGCACAACGTAAGACTCGGCGGCGCGCACTACGCGGCGATGAGGGGCAGGTCACCGCGGTCGTGGTGGTCTCGCTGGCCGGGCTGTTCCTGTTCGCCGGGCTCGTCATCGACGGCGGACTCGCCCTGGCCGGCAAGGTACGAGCCGCCGACACCGCACAGGAGGCTGCGCGAGCCGCTTGCCAGCACGTCGACCTGCCTTATCTGCGCGCCACCCACCACATGCGCCTCGACGTAAGCGCCGCCGGCGCCGCGGCCCGTGCCCAGGTGGCCGCCGCCGGAGACCGGGCCCGCGTAGAAGTGCATGACGACCAGACACAGGTCACCGTCACCCATGTCCAGCACACCCAGGTCCTGTCTCTGGTCGGCCTCGGCTCGCTCACGACCACGGCGTCCGCCACCGCACACATCGAACGCGGCGCCACCACACCCTGGGATGACGAGAAGAGCGGCTCCTGA
- a CDS encoding TadE/TadG family type IV pilus assembly protein, producing MDTVTKRLLRFRHGSADGGAATTELVLVTPLLILLALVAVAFGKLAGARLDADEAAHQAARAASLARTPGQARTDAEAAAQRSLAEAGSSCTSPRVAPNLGGFDPGGTVRVTVTCRATLDVPGLHGVDVTASAASVVDFYRGVES from the coding sequence ATGGACACGGTGACCAAGCGGCTGCTCCGCTTCCGTCACGGCTCGGCGGATGGCGGGGCGGCCACGACCGAACTCGTCCTGGTCACACCGCTGTTAATTCTGCTGGCCCTGGTCGCCGTAGCCTTCGGCAAGCTCGCCGGCGCCCGCCTGGACGCCGACGAAGCCGCCCACCAGGCAGCCCGCGCCGCCTCCCTGGCCCGCACCCCTGGCCAGGCGCGGACCGACGCCGAAGCGGCAGCACAGCGCAGCCTGGCCGAGGCAGGATCCTCCTGCACCAGCCCCCGAGTAGCGCCGAATCTCGGCGGCTTCGATCCCGGCGGCACGGTGCGGGTGACGGTTACCTGCCGCGCCACCCTGGATGTGCCCGGATTGCACGGCGTGGACGTCACGGCATCGGCTGCCTCCGTCGTGGACTTCTACCGAGGAGTCGAGTCATGA
- a CDS encoding TadE/TadG family type IV pilus assembly protein → MASRLRRRWTDRGAATAELVLVVPLLMVLLLCIVQFALAAHAQHIAQTAASRALAAARAQDGSAAAGHARAAATLHLLGGRVLTQPTVNVARGARSVAVEVHGGVLMVVPGLHLSVAGHAAGPSERWTR, encoded by the coding sequence TTGGCTAGCCGGTTGCGGAGACGGTGGACGGACCGGGGCGCCGCCACCGCCGAACTGGTCCTGGTGGTGCCGCTGCTGATGGTCCTGCTGCTGTGCATCGTGCAGTTCGCGCTCGCGGCCCATGCCCAGCACATCGCGCAGACCGCCGCCTCACGCGCACTGGCTGCTGCTCGCGCGCAGGACGGCAGCGCCGCGGCCGGTCACGCGCGAGCAGCAGCCACCCTGCATCTGCTGGGCGGCCGGGTTCTCACCCAGCCCACCGTGAACGTCGCACGCGGTGCGAGGAGTGTCGCGGTCGAGGTGCACGGCGGCGTCCTGATGGTTGTGCCCGGCCTGCACCTGAGCGTGGCCGGGCATGCCGCGGGGCCGAGTGAGCGATGGACACGGTGA
- a CDS encoding type II secretion system F family protein, with product MTAILLGLGLGGFLALMLYGIHPPRASLADTLAKISKPPVAAAVAAQPAGADGHEGWAARIGRHAVPALTVLGLPTAGLRRDLNVAEVPVERFLAEKATAFLAGLLAPSIASLLWWALTGNELDVQLTALGSLAVGMALFFAPDLSVRSTAKLRRKELRHTLSVFLNLVVIALAGGAGIHQALTDAGAGPQGWGAAQLRRALTAAEVGRRNVWHELGALGARTGVRELAELAATVSLAGSEGAKIRISLEAKAAAMRSRSLAEADGAAQSATERMSLPVVVFFAGFLVFIGYPALQNVLAGL from the coding sequence ATGACGGCGATCCTCCTCGGGCTCGGTCTCGGAGGCTTCCTGGCGCTGATGCTCTACGGCATCCATCCGCCCCGAGCCTCCCTCGCCGACACCCTGGCCAAGATCAGCAAGCCGCCGGTGGCGGCGGCCGTGGCGGCACAGCCCGCCGGGGCCGATGGACATGAGGGCTGGGCGGCGCGGATCGGGCGGCACGCCGTACCCGCCCTGACGGTGCTCGGGCTGCCCACCGCTGGCCTGCGCCGGGACCTGAACGTTGCCGAGGTGCCCGTCGAGCGCTTCCTGGCAGAGAAGGCCACGGCTTTCCTGGCCGGGCTCCTCGCACCGAGTATCGCCTCGCTGCTGTGGTGGGCACTGACCGGCAACGAACTGGACGTACAACTGACAGCCCTGGGCTCGCTCGCGGTGGGGATGGCGCTGTTCTTCGCCCCAGACCTCTCGGTACGCTCCACCGCGAAGCTGCGCCGCAAGGAACTGCGACACACCCTGTCGGTCTTCCTGAACCTGGTCGTCATCGCCCTGGCCGGCGGCGCCGGCATCCACCAGGCCCTCACGGACGCCGGGGCAGGCCCGCAAGGATGGGGCGCGGCCCAACTGCGCCGCGCCCTGACCGCCGCCGAAGTGGGCCGCAGGAACGTCTGGCATGAGCTGGGCGCTCTGGGCGCCCGCACCGGGGTGCGGGAGCTGGCCGAACTCGCGGCGACCGTCTCGCTTGCCGGCAGCGAGGGCGCCAAGATCCGTATCTCGCTGGAGGCCAAGGCCGCCGCGATGCGCAGCCGCAGCCTGGCCGAGGCTGACGGCGCCGCGCAGTCCGCGACCGAACGGATGTCCCTGCCCGTCGTCGTCTTCTTCGCGGGCTTTCTCGTCTTCATCGGCTACCCGGCGCTGCAGAACGTCCTCGCCGGACTGTAG
- a CDS encoding type II secretion system F family protein, with translation MTHSALTGLMLGAGFTSCVALIAYGAVSRPQDGQLAWRRWRLPVQASGRKWLTAVVAAVLTGAVTGWPVAGLLTLVAVLTLPRLLGPDRQAAARTARLEAVAVWAEMLRDTLSAAAGLEQAILATAPVAPPALHAETARLAARIAEGQPLGGALRAFADEVDEATCDMVTAALVMAAERQARQLAPLLGQLAAATREQVTMRLKTEAGRGRVRTSVRVITCTTLGMAAGLVVLNRPYLDPYTSAEGQLVLALVGALFALAYWWLMKIATMEEEPRVLKAAPLTLGEVTAR, from the coding sequence ATGACCCACAGCGCACTCACCGGCCTGATGCTGGGCGCTGGGTTCACATCTTGCGTGGCGCTCATCGCCTACGGAGCTGTGTCGCGCCCGCAGGACGGTCAACTTGCCTGGCGGCGGTGGAGGTTGCCCGTGCAGGCCAGCGGGCGGAAGTGGCTGACGGCTGTCGTGGCCGCAGTCCTGACCGGTGCGGTCACCGGCTGGCCGGTGGCAGGACTGCTCACCCTGGTTGCCGTCCTGACCCTGCCCCGGCTGCTGGGCCCGGACCGCCAGGCCGCAGCCCGGACCGCCAGGCTGGAAGCTGTCGCGGTGTGGGCGGAGATGCTGCGCGACACCCTGTCGGCGGCGGCCGGCCTGGAGCAGGCGATCCTGGCCACGGCACCCGTCGCCCCGCCCGCCCTGCATGCGGAGACCGCCCGCCTGGCGGCCCGTATCGCCGAGGGGCAGCCGCTGGGTGGCGCGTTGCGTGCCTTCGCCGACGAAGTGGACGAGGCGACCTGTGACATGGTCACCGCCGCGCTGGTGATGGCCGCCGAACGCCAGGCCCGCCAACTCGCCCCTCTGCTCGGCCAGTTGGCGGCAGCGACCCGGGAGCAGGTAACCATGCGGCTGAAGACCGAGGCCGGACGCGGCCGGGTGCGCACATCGGTCCGCGTCATCACGTGCACGACCCTGGGCATGGCCGCCGGCCTGGTCGTCCTCAACCGCCCTTACCTGGACCCCTACACGAGCGCTGAGGGACAGCTCGTCCTGGCCCTGGTGGGTGCCCTGTTCGCGCTCGCCTACTGGTGGCTGATGAAGATCGCCACGATGGAGGAAGAGCCCCGCGTACTCAAAGCCGCACCCCTCACCCTGGGGGAGGTGACGGCCCGATGA
- a CDS encoding CpaF family protein has protein sequence MTEYTVVEPSAAEKFRENIAAALTGFAHSRSEAGLPVQSSGERRTLAKRLLADEVASHNQGRLQSGRPALSGGEREGIERQVMEALFGLGSLQELLEDERIENIQINGADQVFVRYADGTEEQRAPVAASDGALVDLVRQIAARSGLEERRFDRGSPSLNICLPDGSRLFAVMALSHRVGLTIRRHRFKRVTMDDLVDRLGVCDRGLAAFLTALVRARKNIIVGGGTNVGKTTLARGLASVIAPQERLVTIEDTFELGLHEDTAAHPNVMALQAREANLEGEGAVDQAELVRWGLRMSPDRVIVGEIRGPEVVPMCNAMSQGNDGSLSTIHASTSRGVFTKLAAYAAQSPERLSLEATNLLVASAVHFVVHVGWDAQGRRAIDSIREVVDADGAQIISNEVYKPGPDGRAAPSAPLRTETFEELIAAGLDVALMRGGRWGSS, from the coding sequence GTGACGGAGTACACGGTCGTGGAGCCGTCGGCCGCTGAGAAGTTCCGGGAGAACATCGCGGCTGCCCTGACCGGGTTCGCGCATTCCCGCAGCGAGGCCGGACTGCCGGTCCAGAGCAGCGGGGAGCGGCGCACGCTGGCTAAGAGGCTGCTCGCGGACGAGGTCGCCTCCCATAACCAGGGGCGGCTTCAGTCGGGCCGGCCCGCGTTGAGCGGTGGTGAGCGCGAGGGGATCGAACGGCAGGTGATGGAGGCGCTGTTCGGTCTGGGCTCGCTCCAGGAATTGCTGGAGGACGAGCGGATCGAGAACATCCAGATCAACGGCGCGGACCAGGTCTTCGTCCGCTACGCCGACGGCACCGAGGAACAGCGCGCACCGGTGGCCGCATCCGACGGTGCACTCGTTGATCTGGTACGGCAGATCGCGGCCCGCTCCGGTCTGGAGGAGCGCCGCTTCGACCGGGGCTCGCCCAGCCTGAACATCTGCCTGCCCGACGGCTCGCGTCTGTTTGCGGTGATGGCGCTCTCGCACCGGGTGGGTCTGACGATCCGCCGGCACCGCTTCAAGCGCGTGACGATGGACGACCTGGTGGACCGTCTCGGGGTCTGCGACCGGGGCCTGGCCGCGTTCTTGACCGCACTGGTGCGGGCCCGCAAGAACATCATCGTCGGCGGGGGCACCAATGTCGGCAAGACCACCCTGGCCCGCGGCCTGGCCTCAGTGATCGCACCGCAGGAACGGCTGGTCACGATCGAGGACACCTTCGAGCTCGGCCTGCACGAAGACACTGCGGCACACCCCAATGTGATGGCCCTGCAGGCCCGCGAGGCCAACCTGGAAGGCGAAGGCGCCGTCGATCAGGCGGAGTTGGTGCGCTGGGGGCTGCGCATGTCACCGGACCGGGTGATCGTCGGGGAGATCCGGGGGCCCGAGGTGGTGCCGATGTGCAACGCCATGTCCCAGGGCAACGACGGCTCGCTCTCCACCATCCATGCCTCCACCTCGCGCGGGGTGTTCACCAAACTCGCCGCCTACGCCGCCCAGTCACCCGAGCGGCTCTCCCTGGAGGCCACGAACCTGCTGGTCGCCTCCGCCGTGCACTTCGTGGTCCATGTGGGCTGGGACGCCCAGGGGCGGCGGGCGATCGACTCCATCCGCGAAGTCGTCGACGCGGACGGGGCCCAGATCATCTCCAACGAGGTCTACAAACCCGGCCCCGACGGGCGGGCCGCACCCAGTGCGCCGCTGCGCACCGAGACCTTCGAGGAACTCATCGCGGCGGGCCTCGATGTGGCGCTGATGCGCGGCGGCCGATGGGGGAGCTCATGA